A window of Penaeus monodon isolate SGIC_2016 chromosome 40, NSTDA_Pmon_1, whole genome shotgun sequence contains these coding sequences:
- the LOC119597757 gene encoding uncharacterized protein LOC119597757 isoform X3: MDRAHLFLLSLRDEVVEKLEIVWSHVLEALPKSHNKVGVASGDLGVDSDGRVWVEVGGPGLKLRVMHLHPANPSVAEAISTRLSGMADAERGENMISLPADDEISLASLEDYWFNHWQGPYIMADSNQNNVNFRRSRRSLRKSKRKFRCSVCQKKILNSSGHHEEPQEAPCFDGENVLAHVPSIKLETRSPKLEDAAAGSSDDECMKPAVSEETLSRYSASDEQLARAYRVMDNELRTSFTLFNEGTVTQDVVDGVSMDVHDATGSPDSSLHLVPPLHSPRQSRSCPCSPKLSGRNHSPKSNTDSPKPRSRSGSSKFSLSSSLLAIHRQASNSLRPDFLRFDLGKGEQGGGSSSKNGSQQSSLKSELRHSRSAADAHNSNYADSHLTATNSMSLKGESSGNETSRNALHESHSLPTLKLSRMSMIYKGGMIVNQDSPQSLTSDTTRLIMEGACALPSTPEADSYSEERDPPSMLLPDVVPRYEASGPALDQISEMEASMPSAPSSPKEQDTKYHFDAKEGVVNLGFDGHEESSDYSDVNELTGAKSMETPSDSPCQKGRRGSTDSNIDLGKSNIQLNITNIHGISVAHSPQGQEVTLSLEVPQGASQASSCQAAGVDNLSCDTSEVPSISASSAASSAPSTVAADSALSKPHALLLEEEQDNEPLYDHMLEARQLVFWWQRTNLNDNSEFCQNYAECKVKQKPLLLFLHGMGGSSDAWRQQLWYFVSCGYEVVAPDLMGHGLSSAPDDPKQYTFSQMLDHMTLVFDLFVPQGRKCVVIGHGYGCSLAAALARGRPHSVRLVILASSGGPSPLVPTPPSKTFLHSSMAAFLSPFLACGCCSREILYAPRGKHFAAETLTGKAITPTPRYVLEYVAKGQHWPEGDVAFHRRITVPTLLLHGMKDDRVSLVEMCEMERTIPRAFLEMIPSAGHDLMTDAPLELCHSLHRFIKRWKRQL, from the exons ATGGACCGTGCACACCTCTTTCTCTTGAGCCTTAGGGATGAGGTTGTGGAGAAACTAGAAATCGTCTGGAGTCATGTGTTGGAGGCACTCCCTAA GAGTCACAACAAGGTCGGTGTAGCTTCAGGAGACTTAGGAGTCGACTCTGACGGACGGGTATGGGTGGAAGTTGGTGGGCCGGGGCTGAAGCTCCGTGTGATGCACCTCCACCCAGCCAACCCCTCCGTCGCAGAGGCCATATCAACCAGGCTCTCGGGAATGGCCGATGCAGAGCGGGGGGAAAACATGATCAGTCTCCCAGCAGATGATGAG ATTTCCTTGGCTTCCCTTGAGGACTACTGGTTCAACCACTGGCAAGGCCCATACATCATGGCAGATTCAAATCAAAACAATGTTAACTTCAGAAGGTCCCGAAGGAGTTTGAGGAAGTCTAAGAGAAAATTCCGGTGCTCTGTTTgtcaaaaaaag atacTAAATTCCAGCGGCCATCACGAGGAACCGCAAGAAGCCCCATGCTTTGACGGTGAGAATGTCCTGGCCCACGTGCCCTCCATCAAGCTCGAGACCAGAAGCCCAAAGCTTGAAGATGCAGCAGCTGGGAGTTCAGATGATGAGTGCATGAAGCCGGCCGTGAGTGAGGAAACTCTCTCCAG ATATAGTGCTAGTGATGAGCAGCTGGCTCGGGCTTATCGTGTGATGGATAATGAACTCCGAACCAGCTTCACTCTCTTTAACGAAGGGACAGTCACGCAAGATGTTGTCGATGGAGTCAGCATGGATGTTCATGATGCCACTGGTTCTCCGGACTCCAGCCTCCATCTTGTGCCCCCTCTCCACAGCCCAAGGCAGTCTAGATCCTGTCCCTGTAGTCCCAAGCTTTCAGGGAGAAACCACAGTCCTAAGTCTAACACTGACAGCCCTAAACCAAGATCCCGTTCAGGCAGCTCGAAGTTCTCACTAAGTAGCTCTCTCTTGGCCATCCATCGGCAAGCGTCCAATTCACTGAGACCAGACTTTCTCCGGTTTGACCTTGGCAAAGGGGAACAGGGTGGGGGAAGCAGCTCCAAAAATGGCTCCCAGCAGAGCAGCCTCAAAAGTGAGCTACGGCACTCTCGGTCTGCTGCCGATGCACACAACAGCAATTATGCTGATTCACATTTAACTGCTACCAACAGCATGTCACTGAAGGGGGAAAGCAGTGGCAATGAGACATCAAGAAATGCCCTTCATGAAAGCCACTCGCTTCCAACTCTGAAGCTCTCCAGAATGTCCATGATATATAAGGGTGGCATGATTGTGAACCAGGACTCGCCTCAGAGCCTTACGTCAGACACCACTAGGCTGATCATGGAGGGAGCCTGTGCCCTGCCATCAACGCCAGAAGCGGATTCTTACTCTGAGGAGCGTGACCCTCCCTCTATGCTTCTCCCTGATGTTGTGCCAAGGTATGAAGCCTCAGGCCCTGCGCTTGACCAGATTTCTGAAATGGAGGCATCAATGCCATcagccccttcctctcccaaagAACAGGACACGAAGTACCACTTTGATGCCAAGGAGGGGGTTGTCAACCTGGGATTTGATGGACACGAGGAAAGCTCTGACTACTCGGATGTGAATGAACTCACAGGTGCCAAGTCAATGGAAACGCCAAGTGATTCTCCCTGTCAGAAAGGCAGAAGGGGATCAACTGATAGTAATATTGACCTCGGGAAGAGCAACATCCAGCTTAATATTACGAACATACATGGCATATCTGTGGCTCATTCCCCTCAGGGACAAGAAGTGACATTATCCCTTGAGGTTCCACAGGGAGCCAGTCAGGCATCATCATGCCAAGCAG CAGGAGTGGACAACCTTTCTTGCGACACCTCTGAAGTGCCATCCATAAGTGCTTCGTCAGCAGCCTCCAGTGCCCCTAGTACTGTTGCAGCAGACTCAGCTTTATCCAAGCCACACGCTCTGTTGCTGGAGGAGGAACAAGATAACGAACCTCTATATGATCACATGCTAGAGGCTCGACAGCTGGTCTTCTGGTGGCAGAGGACAAACCTGAATGATAATTCAGAATTCTGCCAGAACTATGCCGAATGTAAAGTTAAA caAAAGCCTTTGTTGCTTTTCTTACATGGTATGGGTGGGAGTAGTGACGCATGGAGACAACAGCTTTGGTATTTCGTCAGCTGTGGATATGAG GTTGTGGCGCCAGACTTGATGGGTCATGGGCTGAGCTCAGCTCCAGACGACCCAAAGCAGTACACATTCTCGCAGATGCTTGATCACATGACCCTCGTGTTTGACCTCTTTGTGCCCCAGGGAAGGAAGTGTGTCGTCATAGGACATGGTTATGG GTGCTCCTTAGCAGCAGCTCTGGCAAGAGGCCGTCCACATTCTGTCCGTCTGGTGATCTTGGCGAGCAGTGGCGGTCCAAGCCCTCTCGTACCCACCCCTCCTTCCAAGACCTTCCTGCATTCTTCCATGGCGGCTTTCCTCAGTCCCTTCCTGGCTTGTGGGTGCTGCAG CAGAGAGATCTTGTATGCACCAAGAGGAAAGCATTTTGCTGCCGAAACATTGACGGGAAAAGCAATAACACCAACTCCACGCTATGTCCTAGAGTATGTTGCAAAGGGTCAGCATTGGCCAGAGGGTGATGTAGCCTTCCATCGACGCATAACGGTGCCAACACTTCTTCTGCATGGAATGAAGGATGATAGGGTCTCACTAGTAGAAATGTGTGAAATGGAAAGG ACCATCCCGAGGGCATTCCTAGAGATGATCCCAAGTGCAGGTCATGACCTAATGACAGATGCACCATTGGAGCTTTGTCATTCGTTGCACCGCTTTATTAAGAGGTGGAAAAGACAACTCTGA
- the LOC119597757 gene encoding uncharacterized protein LOC119597757 isoform X1: protein MDRAHLFLLSLRDEVVEKLEIVWSHVLEALPKSHNKVGVASGDLGVDSDGRVWVEVGGPGLKLRVMHLHPANPSVAEAISTRLSGMADAERGENMISLPADDEISLASLEDYWFNHWQGPYIMADSNQNNVNFRRSRRSLRKSKRKFRCSVCQKKILNSSGHHEEPQEAPCFDGENVLAHVPSIKLETRSPKLEDAAAGSSDDECMKPAVSEETLSRLGLGRYSASDEQLARAYRVMDNELRTSFTLFNEGTVTQDVVDGVSMDVHDATGSPDSSLHLVPPLHSPRQSRSCPCSPKLSGRNHSPKSNTDSPKPRSRSGSSKFSLSSSLLAIHRQASNSLRPDFLRFDLGKGEQGGGSSSKNGSQQSSLKSELRHSRSAADAHNSNYADSHLTATNSMSLKGESSGNETSRNALHESHSLPTLKLSRMSMIYKGGMIVNQDSPQSLTSDTTRLIMEGACALPSTPEADSYSEERDPPSMLLPDVVPRYEASGPALDQISEMEASMPSAPSSPKEQDTKYHFDAKEGVVNLGFDGHEESSDYSDVNELTGAKSMETPSDSPCQKGRRGSTDSNIDLGKSNIQLNITNIHGISVAHSPQGQEVTLSLEVPQGASQASSCQAAGVDNLSCDTSEVPSISASSAASSAPSTVAADSALSKPHALLLEEEQDNEPLYDHMLEARQLVFWWQRTNLNDNSEFCQNYAECKVKQKPLLLFLHGMGGSSDAWRQQLWYFVSCGYEVVAPDLMGHGLSSAPDDPKQYTFSQMLDHMTLVFDLFVPQGRKCVVIGHGYGCSLAAALARGRPHSVRLVILASSGGPSPLVPTPPSKTFLHSSMAAFLSPFLACGCCSREILYAPRGKHFAAETLTGKAITPTPRYVLEYVAKGQHWPEGDVAFHRRITVPTLLLHGMKDDRVSLVEMCEMERTIPRAFLEMIPSAGHDLMTDAPLELCHSLHRFIKRWKRQL, encoded by the exons ATGGACCGTGCACACCTCTTTCTCTTGAGCCTTAGGGATGAGGTTGTGGAGAAACTAGAAATCGTCTGGAGTCATGTGTTGGAGGCACTCCCTAA GAGTCACAACAAGGTCGGTGTAGCTTCAGGAGACTTAGGAGTCGACTCTGACGGACGGGTATGGGTGGAAGTTGGTGGGCCGGGGCTGAAGCTCCGTGTGATGCACCTCCACCCAGCCAACCCCTCCGTCGCAGAGGCCATATCAACCAGGCTCTCGGGAATGGCCGATGCAGAGCGGGGGGAAAACATGATCAGTCTCCCAGCAGATGATGAG ATTTCCTTGGCTTCCCTTGAGGACTACTGGTTCAACCACTGGCAAGGCCCATACATCATGGCAGATTCAAATCAAAACAATGTTAACTTCAGAAGGTCCCGAAGGAGTTTGAGGAAGTCTAAGAGAAAATTCCGGTGCTCTGTTTgtcaaaaaaag atacTAAATTCCAGCGGCCATCACGAGGAACCGCAAGAAGCCCCATGCTTTGACGGTGAGAATGTCCTGGCCCACGTGCCCTCCATCAAGCTCGAGACCAGAAGCCCAAAGCTTGAAGATGCAGCAGCTGGGAGTTCAGATGATGAGTGCATGAAGCCGGCCGTGAGTGAGGAAACTCTCTCCAGGTTAGGCTTGGGAAG ATATAGTGCTAGTGATGAGCAGCTGGCTCGGGCTTATCGTGTGATGGATAATGAACTCCGAACCAGCTTCACTCTCTTTAACGAAGGGACAGTCACGCAAGATGTTGTCGATGGAGTCAGCATGGATGTTCATGATGCCACTGGTTCTCCGGACTCCAGCCTCCATCTTGTGCCCCCTCTCCACAGCCCAAGGCAGTCTAGATCCTGTCCCTGTAGTCCCAAGCTTTCAGGGAGAAACCACAGTCCTAAGTCTAACACTGACAGCCCTAAACCAAGATCCCGTTCAGGCAGCTCGAAGTTCTCACTAAGTAGCTCTCTCTTGGCCATCCATCGGCAAGCGTCCAATTCACTGAGACCAGACTTTCTCCGGTTTGACCTTGGCAAAGGGGAACAGGGTGGGGGAAGCAGCTCCAAAAATGGCTCCCAGCAGAGCAGCCTCAAAAGTGAGCTACGGCACTCTCGGTCTGCTGCCGATGCACACAACAGCAATTATGCTGATTCACATTTAACTGCTACCAACAGCATGTCACTGAAGGGGGAAAGCAGTGGCAATGAGACATCAAGAAATGCCCTTCATGAAAGCCACTCGCTTCCAACTCTGAAGCTCTCCAGAATGTCCATGATATATAAGGGTGGCATGATTGTGAACCAGGACTCGCCTCAGAGCCTTACGTCAGACACCACTAGGCTGATCATGGAGGGAGCCTGTGCCCTGCCATCAACGCCAGAAGCGGATTCTTACTCTGAGGAGCGTGACCCTCCCTCTATGCTTCTCCCTGATGTTGTGCCAAGGTATGAAGCCTCAGGCCCTGCGCTTGACCAGATTTCTGAAATGGAGGCATCAATGCCATcagccccttcctctcccaaagAACAGGACACGAAGTACCACTTTGATGCCAAGGAGGGGGTTGTCAACCTGGGATTTGATGGACACGAGGAAAGCTCTGACTACTCGGATGTGAATGAACTCACAGGTGCCAAGTCAATGGAAACGCCAAGTGATTCTCCCTGTCAGAAAGGCAGAAGGGGATCAACTGATAGTAATATTGACCTCGGGAAGAGCAACATCCAGCTTAATATTACGAACATACATGGCATATCTGTGGCTCATTCCCCTCAGGGACAAGAAGTGACATTATCCCTTGAGGTTCCACAGGGAGCCAGTCAGGCATCATCATGCCAAGCAG CAGGAGTGGACAACCTTTCTTGCGACACCTCTGAAGTGCCATCCATAAGTGCTTCGTCAGCAGCCTCCAGTGCCCCTAGTACTGTTGCAGCAGACTCAGCTTTATCCAAGCCACACGCTCTGTTGCTGGAGGAGGAACAAGATAACGAACCTCTATATGATCACATGCTAGAGGCTCGACAGCTGGTCTTCTGGTGGCAGAGGACAAACCTGAATGATAATTCAGAATTCTGCCAGAACTATGCCGAATGTAAAGTTAAA caAAAGCCTTTGTTGCTTTTCTTACATGGTATGGGTGGGAGTAGTGACGCATGGAGACAACAGCTTTGGTATTTCGTCAGCTGTGGATATGAG GTTGTGGCGCCAGACTTGATGGGTCATGGGCTGAGCTCAGCTCCAGACGACCCAAAGCAGTACACATTCTCGCAGATGCTTGATCACATGACCCTCGTGTTTGACCTCTTTGTGCCCCAGGGAAGGAAGTGTGTCGTCATAGGACATGGTTATGG GTGCTCCTTAGCAGCAGCTCTGGCAAGAGGCCGTCCACATTCTGTCCGTCTGGTGATCTTGGCGAGCAGTGGCGGTCCAAGCCCTCTCGTACCCACCCCTCCTTCCAAGACCTTCCTGCATTCTTCCATGGCGGCTTTCCTCAGTCCCTTCCTGGCTTGTGGGTGCTGCAG CAGAGAGATCTTGTATGCACCAAGAGGAAAGCATTTTGCTGCCGAAACATTGACGGGAAAAGCAATAACACCAACTCCACGCTATGTCCTAGAGTATGTTGCAAAGGGTCAGCATTGGCCAGAGGGTGATGTAGCCTTCCATCGACGCATAACGGTGCCAACACTTCTTCTGCATGGAATGAAGGATGATAGGGTCTCACTAGTAGAAATGTGTGAAATGGAAAGG ACCATCCCGAGGGCATTCCTAGAGATGATCCCAAGTGCAGGTCATGACCTAATGACAGATGCACCATTGGAGCTTTGTCATTCGTTGCACCGCTTTATTAAGAGGTGGAAAAGACAACTCTGA
- the LOC119597757 gene encoding uncharacterized protein LOC119597757 isoform X2, with product MDRAHLFLLSLRDEVVEKLEIVWSHVLEALPKSHNKVGVASGDLGVDSDGRVWVEVGGPGLKLRVMHLHPANPSVAEAISTRLSGMADAERGENMISLPADDEISLASLEDYWFNHWQGPYIMADSNQNNVNFRRSRRSLRKSKRKFRCSVCQKKILNSSGHHEEPQEAPCFDGENVLAHVPSIKLETRSPKLEDAAAGSSDDECMKPAVSEETLSRLGLGRYSASDEQLARAYRVMDNELRTSFTLFNEGTVTQDVVDGVSMDVHDATGSPDSSLHLVPPLHSPRQSRSCPCSPKLSGRNHSPKSNTDSPKPRSRSGSSKFSLSSSLLAIHRQASNSLRPDFLRFDLGKGEQGGGSSSKNGSQQSSLKSELRHSRSAADAHNSNYADSHLTATNSMSLKGESSGNETSRNALHESHSLPTLKLSRMSMIYKGGMIVNQDSPQSLTSDTTRLIMEGACALPSTPEADSYSEERDPPSMLLPDVVPRYEASGPALDQISEMEASMPSAPSSPKEQDTKYHFDAKEGVVNLGFDGHEESSDYSDVNELTGAKSMETPSDSPCQKGRRGSTDSNIDLGKSNIQLNITNIHGISVAHSPQGQEVTLSLEVPQGASQASSCQAGVDNLSCDTSEVPSISASSAASSAPSTVAADSALSKPHALLLEEEQDNEPLYDHMLEARQLVFWWQRTNLNDNSEFCQNYAECKVKQKPLLLFLHGMGGSSDAWRQQLWYFVSCGYEVVAPDLMGHGLSSAPDDPKQYTFSQMLDHMTLVFDLFVPQGRKCVVIGHGYGCSLAAALARGRPHSVRLVILASSGGPSPLVPTPPSKTFLHSSMAAFLSPFLACGCCSREILYAPRGKHFAAETLTGKAITPTPRYVLEYVAKGQHWPEGDVAFHRRITVPTLLLHGMKDDRVSLVEMCEMERTIPRAFLEMIPSAGHDLMTDAPLELCHSLHRFIKRWKRQL from the exons ATGGACCGTGCACACCTCTTTCTCTTGAGCCTTAGGGATGAGGTTGTGGAGAAACTAGAAATCGTCTGGAGTCATGTGTTGGAGGCACTCCCTAA GAGTCACAACAAGGTCGGTGTAGCTTCAGGAGACTTAGGAGTCGACTCTGACGGACGGGTATGGGTGGAAGTTGGTGGGCCGGGGCTGAAGCTCCGTGTGATGCACCTCCACCCAGCCAACCCCTCCGTCGCAGAGGCCATATCAACCAGGCTCTCGGGAATGGCCGATGCAGAGCGGGGGGAAAACATGATCAGTCTCCCAGCAGATGATGAG ATTTCCTTGGCTTCCCTTGAGGACTACTGGTTCAACCACTGGCAAGGCCCATACATCATGGCAGATTCAAATCAAAACAATGTTAACTTCAGAAGGTCCCGAAGGAGTTTGAGGAAGTCTAAGAGAAAATTCCGGTGCTCTGTTTgtcaaaaaaag atacTAAATTCCAGCGGCCATCACGAGGAACCGCAAGAAGCCCCATGCTTTGACGGTGAGAATGTCCTGGCCCACGTGCCCTCCATCAAGCTCGAGACCAGAAGCCCAAAGCTTGAAGATGCAGCAGCTGGGAGTTCAGATGATGAGTGCATGAAGCCGGCCGTGAGTGAGGAAACTCTCTCCAGGTTAGGCTTGGGAAG ATATAGTGCTAGTGATGAGCAGCTGGCTCGGGCTTATCGTGTGATGGATAATGAACTCCGAACCAGCTTCACTCTCTTTAACGAAGGGACAGTCACGCAAGATGTTGTCGATGGAGTCAGCATGGATGTTCATGATGCCACTGGTTCTCCGGACTCCAGCCTCCATCTTGTGCCCCCTCTCCACAGCCCAAGGCAGTCTAGATCCTGTCCCTGTAGTCCCAAGCTTTCAGGGAGAAACCACAGTCCTAAGTCTAACACTGACAGCCCTAAACCAAGATCCCGTTCAGGCAGCTCGAAGTTCTCACTAAGTAGCTCTCTCTTGGCCATCCATCGGCAAGCGTCCAATTCACTGAGACCAGACTTTCTCCGGTTTGACCTTGGCAAAGGGGAACAGGGTGGGGGAAGCAGCTCCAAAAATGGCTCCCAGCAGAGCAGCCTCAAAAGTGAGCTACGGCACTCTCGGTCTGCTGCCGATGCACACAACAGCAATTATGCTGATTCACATTTAACTGCTACCAACAGCATGTCACTGAAGGGGGAAAGCAGTGGCAATGAGACATCAAGAAATGCCCTTCATGAAAGCCACTCGCTTCCAACTCTGAAGCTCTCCAGAATGTCCATGATATATAAGGGTGGCATGATTGTGAACCAGGACTCGCCTCAGAGCCTTACGTCAGACACCACTAGGCTGATCATGGAGGGAGCCTGTGCCCTGCCATCAACGCCAGAAGCGGATTCTTACTCTGAGGAGCGTGACCCTCCCTCTATGCTTCTCCCTGATGTTGTGCCAAGGTATGAAGCCTCAGGCCCTGCGCTTGACCAGATTTCTGAAATGGAGGCATCAATGCCATcagccccttcctctcccaaagAACAGGACACGAAGTACCACTTTGATGCCAAGGAGGGGGTTGTCAACCTGGGATTTGATGGACACGAGGAAAGCTCTGACTACTCGGATGTGAATGAACTCACAGGTGCCAAGTCAATGGAAACGCCAAGTGATTCTCCCTGTCAGAAAGGCAGAAGGGGATCAACTGATAGTAATATTGACCTCGGGAAGAGCAACATCCAGCTTAATATTACGAACATACATGGCATATCTGTGGCTCATTCCCCTCAGGGACAAGAAGTGACATTATCCCTTGAGGTTCCACAGGGAGCCAGTCAGGCATCATCATGCCAAGCAG GAGTGGACAACCTTTCTTGCGACACCTCTGAAGTGCCATCCATAAGTGCTTCGTCAGCAGCCTCCAGTGCCCCTAGTACTGTTGCAGCAGACTCAGCTTTATCCAAGCCACACGCTCTGTTGCTGGAGGAGGAACAAGATAACGAACCTCTATATGATCACATGCTAGAGGCTCGACAGCTGGTCTTCTGGTGGCAGAGGACAAACCTGAATGATAATTCAGAATTCTGCCAGAACTATGCCGAATGTAAAGTTAAA caAAAGCCTTTGTTGCTTTTCTTACATGGTATGGGTGGGAGTAGTGACGCATGGAGACAACAGCTTTGGTATTTCGTCAGCTGTGGATATGAG GTTGTGGCGCCAGACTTGATGGGTCATGGGCTGAGCTCAGCTCCAGACGACCCAAAGCAGTACACATTCTCGCAGATGCTTGATCACATGACCCTCGTGTTTGACCTCTTTGTGCCCCAGGGAAGGAAGTGTGTCGTCATAGGACATGGTTATGG GTGCTCCTTAGCAGCAGCTCTGGCAAGAGGCCGTCCACATTCTGTCCGTCTGGTGATCTTGGCGAGCAGTGGCGGTCCAAGCCCTCTCGTACCCACCCCTCCTTCCAAGACCTTCCTGCATTCTTCCATGGCGGCTTTCCTCAGTCCCTTCCTGGCTTGTGGGTGCTGCAG CAGAGAGATCTTGTATGCACCAAGAGGAAAGCATTTTGCTGCCGAAACATTGACGGGAAAAGCAATAACACCAACTCCACGCTATGTCCTAGAGTATGTTGCAAAGGGTCAGCATTGGCCAGAGGGTGATGTAGCCTTCCATCGACGCATAACGGTGCCAACACTTCTTCTGCATGGAATGAAGGATGATAGGGTCTCACTAGTAGAAATGTGTGAAATGGAAAGG ACCATCCCGAGGGCATTCCTAGAGATGATCCCAAGTGCAGGTCATGACCTAATGACAGATGCACCATTGGAGCTTTGTCATTCGTTGCACCGCTTTATTAAGAGGTGGAAAAGACAACTCTGA
- the LOC119598163 gene encoding galactosylgalactosylxylosylprotein 3-beta-glucuronosyltransferase S-like: MNIRASLAEMTFRGRSFCLLCVASFALAMLVLEEVSPGEIQDGNRARRRLLEYGRTIYVVTGTYQRSNQIPEMTQLAQTLMLVPDVHWIVAEDTRVDNKRLMEYLQFTGIPFTYLKTPTPRKFLKMDTLPVGASSCRAAIAWIRKNAKTGVVYFADEGNIYDYKLFEEIRSTRGVSIFPVGFVPPLQLSTPVVKEGRLSGWYDGLAIDRKFPVDMAGFAFSVELLHHRPRANVDWSYDFQEESLLKGLGIPPEMMELKAEKCTKIFVWCVESILPKPATRELCDRQYDGTNLRLLESQIEMEGTSCLYDTRHKLL, encoded by the exons AGCTGAGATGACCTTCCGAGGTAGATCATTTTGTCTCCTGTGTGTCGCGTCCTTCGCCCTCGCCATGCTCGTGCTGGAGGAGGTGTCTCCAGGAGAAATCCAGGACGGCAACAGAGCGAGAAGAAGGCTGCTGGAGTACGG GCGAACCATCTACGTGGTGACGGGAACCTACCAGCGGTCCAATCAGATACCGGAGATGACCCAGCTGGCTCAGACCTTGATGCTCGTGCCGGACGTGCACTGGATCGTGGCCGAGGACACCCGCGTGGATAATAAAAGGCTCATGGAGTATCTCCAATTCACGGGTATTCCGTTCACGTACCTGAAAA CTCCGACGCCCAGGAAGTTCCTCAAGATGGACACCCTCCCTGTAGGTGCCTCCAGCTGCCGCGCCGCCATCGCCTGGATCCGAAAGAACGCTAAGACAGGCGTTGTTTACTTCGCCGACGAGGGCAATATTTACGACTACAAGCTGTTTGAAGAG ATTCGCTCAACGAGAGGCGTGTCGATCTTCCCCGTCGGCTTCGTGCCTCCTTTGCAGCTCTCGACGCCCGTGGTGAAGGAAGGGCGGCTCTCCGGCTGGTACGACGGCTTGGCGATCGACAGGAAATTCCCCGTCGACATGGCAGGGTTTGCCTTCTCCGTGGAGTTACTGCACCAT CGACCTCGTGCCAACGTAGACTGGTCATATGACTTTCAGGAAGAGAGCCTCCTGAAGGGTTTAGGCATCCCACCAGAAATGATGGAGCTTAAGGCCGAAAAGTGTACCAAG atatttgtgtggtgtgtggaatcAATATTACCCAAACCAGCGACGAGGGAACTGTGTGACAGGCAATACGACGGCACTAATCTACGGTTATTGGAGAGCCAAATAGAGATGGAAGGAACATCGTGCTTATATGATACGAGACACAAGCTGCTTTGA